In Bacillota bacterium, a single genomic region encodes these proteins:
- a CDS encoding methylated-DNA--[protein]-cysteine S-methyltransferase gives MDSPSTKCCRVERVFYSVAESPVGVLRLASSIDGLVKVSLPAEGETGFLAWLALSFPNAALVPATTEHAAFHHQLDEYFGGVREIFDFRINLVSSGFVRRVLEETRRIPYGATASYGEVAAAIGRPRAARAVGRALALNPLPIVIPCHRVVGKNGALVGFGGGLDLKEWLLAHERRVSSSLRRDSVPV, from the coding sequence ATGGATTCGCCATCCACCAAATGCTGCAGGGTCGAGCGCGTTTTCTACTCCGTGGCGGAGTCTCCTGTGGGGGTCCTGCGGCTCGCGTCGAGCATCGATGGCCTCGTGAAGGTGAGCCTGCCTGCCGAGGGAGAGACCGGGTTCTTGGCATGGCTGGCGCTTTCGTTCCCGAATGCTGCTCTCGTCCCCGCCACGACCGAGCACGCGGCGTTCCACCATCAGCTTGACGAGTATTTCGGCGGCGTTCGGGAAATCTTCGACTTCAGGATCAACCTCGTTTCGAGCGGATTCGTCAGACGAGTCCTGGAGGAGACCCGAAGGATCCCGTACGGAGCAACGGCGTCATATGGAGAGGTCGCGGCGGCGATAGGAAGACCCCGTGCTGCGAGGGCAGTGGGGAGAGCCCTCGCCCTGAATCCGCTGCCCATCGTGATCCCGTGTCATCGCGTGGTTGGAAAGAACGGGGCGCTCGTGGGGTTCGGAGGAGGTCTCGACCTCAAGGAGTGGCTCCTAGCCCACGAGCGGCGCGTTTCCTCGTCCTTGCGGCGAGACTCCGTGCCCGTCTAG